In Pomacea canaliculata isolate SZHN2017 linkage group LG12, ASM307304v1, whole genome shotgun sequence, a single genomic region encodes these proteins:
- the LOC112553343 gene encoding cytochrome c oxidase subunit 4 isoform 1, mitochondrial-like yields MSGLLIRSLSRGQQMSMRLLSTSAPRRTEVSLDQSARDRIHPKLGNRDIVGWGFNGTASYADREEFPCPAVRFKENTPDVMALREKEKGDWKKLTLDEKKALYRASFCQTFAEMKAPTGEWKSILAGVLFALGFSGWIVIYIKKFVYGEMPHTITREWQEAQLNRMLAQGQGRITGISSKYDFEKGDWK; encoded by the exons ATGAGTGGGCTACTAATTCGTTCATTATCACGTGGACAGCAGATGTCCATGCGTTTGCTGTCAACATCAGCTCCACGTAGAACAGAAGTTTCACTGGACCAATCTGCCAGAGATAGGATCCACCCTAAACTTG GAAACCGTGATATTGTTGGATGGGGATTTAATGGAACTGCAAGCTATGCTGATCGTGAAGAGTTTCCCTGCCCAGCTGTGCGCTTTAAGGAGAACACACCTGATGTCATGGCCCTtcgggaaaaagaaaaaggagactGGAAAAAACTTACTCTTGATGAAAAGAAGGCAT tgtaCCGTGCTAGTTTCTGCCAGACTTTTGCAGAGATGAAAGCACCAACTGGCGAATGGAAATCCATCCTGGCAGGAGTCCTGTTTGCTTTGGGTTTTAGCGGGTGGATCGTTATTTACATAAAGAAGTTTG taTATGGTGAAATGCCACACACCATCACACGTGAATGGCAGGAAGCCCAGTTGAACCGCATGTTGGCACAAGGCCAAGGACGCATTACTGGGATCTCTTCTAAGTATGACTTTGAGAAGGGAGATTGGAAATAA